A single genomic interval of Spirosoma linguale DSM 74 harbors:
- a CDS encoding short-chain dehydrogenase/reductase SDR (PFAM: short-chain dehydrogenase/reductase SDR~KEGG: dal:Dalk_1753 putative oxidoreductase) gives MVNEFSGTNYWAVILGGSSGLGLATARKLAKHGLNLCILHRTRKIDLPNVDREFAQLEAEGVLLKQFNVDATNPEKRAEVILNLTEALGATGKVRTLVHSIAKGNLKPMVADGQRPLQHDDFQLTIDAMAISLYDWTKALFDAGLFAADTRVISFTSEGSQKAWRNYAAVSAAKAALEAISRNIALEMAPFGIRANCIMAGVTDTASFRLIPGANVLRSHSLERNPYSRLTTPEDVANVVYLLCKDEAAWINGAVIPVNGGEHLQ, from the coding sequence GTGGTAAACGAATTCTCAGGTACAAATTATTGGGCGGTTATTCTGGGTGGAAGTTCAGGACTGGGGTTGGCCACGGCAAGAAAGCTGGCGAAACACGGCCTGAATCTGTGCATTCTCCACCGCACCCGAAAAATTGATCTGCCCAATGTTGACCGGGAGTTTGCTCAACTGGAAGCCGAAGGCGTTTTACTGAAGCAATTTAACGTCGATGCAACCAATCCGGAAAAGCGGGCGGAAGTTATTCTGAACTTAACCGAAGCCCTGGGCGCTACGGGCAAAGTCCGGACGCTTGTGCACAGCATTGCCAAAGGGAATTTAAAACCGATGGTTGCCGACGGCCAGCGTCCACTTCAGCACGACGATTTCCAGCTAACCATCGACGCCATGGCCATTAGTTTGTACGACTGGACAAAAGCGTTGTTTGACGCGGGCTTGTTTGCCGCCGATACCCGCGTCATTAGCTTTACCAGCGAGGGAAGCCAGAAGGCCTGGCGAAATTATGCCGCCGTTTCGGCTGCCAAAGCCGCACTGGAAGCCATTTCCCGAAATATTGCGCTGGAAATGGCCCCGTTTGGTATCCGCGCCAACTGCATCATGGCGGGCGTTACGGATACGGCCTCGTTTCGCCTGATTCCGGGAGCCAATGTCCTGCGGAGTCACAGTCTGGAACGCAACCCCTACTCGCGGCTGACAACCCCCGAAGACGTGGCTAACGTGGTTTATTTACTTTGCAAAGACGAAGCGGCCTGGATCAATGGGGCCGTTATTCCGGTCAATGGTGGCGAACATCTTCAATAA
- a CDS encoding Beta-hydroxyacyl-(acyl-carrier-protein) dehydratase FabA/FabZ (PFAM: Beta-hydroxyacyl-(acyl-carrier-protein) dehydratase FabA/FabZ~KEGG: dal:Dalk_1751 beta-hydroxyacyl-(acyl-carrier- protein) dehydratase FabA/FabZ), protein MQQFTSILEKLPYSKPFLFVDTLHHIDENGVEGSYTFPKDSFFYTGHFKQAPVTPGVILTEVMAQIGVVCLGIFLLADALTDDLSIAMTSTQIDFYKPVFPGETIIVRSTKEYFRFHKLRCKVEMLNSRGELVCRGSISGMMKPTTYA, encoded by the coding sequence TTGCAGCAGTTTACATCCATACTCGAAAAGCTCCCGTACAGCAAACCCTTTCTGTTTGTCGACACGCTGCATCATATTGACGAAAATGGCGTGGAAGGCAGCTACACTTTTCCCAAAGATTCATTCTTTTATACCGGTCATTTTAAACAGGCACCCGTAACACCGGGGGTTATCCTGACGGAAGTGATGGCCCAGATTGGCGTGGTTTGCCTCGGTATTTTCCTGCTGGCCGACGCCCTGACCGACGATCTGTCCATTGCAATGACGAGCACACAGATCGACTTTTACAAACCGGTTTTTCCCGGAGAAACCATTATAGTTCGATCAACAAAAGAGTATTTTCGATTTCATAAGTTAAGATGTAAGGTCGAGATGCTGAACAGCCGGGGCGAACTGGTTTGCCGGGGCAGTATTTCGGGCATGATGAAACCCACTACGTATGCGTAA
- a CDS encoding Beta-ketoacyl synthase (PFAM: Beta-ketoacyl synthase~KEGG: sat:SYN_01694 3-oxoacyl-[acyl-carrier- protein] synthase): MRNRVVITGLGVAAPNAVGIPSFLDAIQAGKSGIVFQPDLAELKFSCQIGGIPPVNEAIRNQYFSELQLRQLNSSGIIYGVIAGMEAWQNAGLPVATDEPDWDSGIVFGTGMLGVDKFRESIYKVDEGQVRRLGSTVVIQTMTSGVSAFLGGMIGCGNQLSANSSACATGTEALLLGYERIANGQAKRVLAGSCSDHGPYIWGGFDAMRVMPYQFNNDPERASRPLSATASGFVPGSGAGALVLESLESALERKATIYAEVLGGHQNSGGQRGGGSMTAPNAQAVKRCIQQAIQQAGVQPDDIDIIDGHLTATIKDAAEVTAWCEALGRRGDDFPYINSLKSMVGHCLSAAGSIECVASVLELHHGFVYPSINCEDLHPEISALIAPERIPQQVIKQNSTVLAKANFGFGDVNACVILKTFYQ, from the coding sequence ATGCGTAACCGAGTTGTTATTACGGGTCTGGGTGTTGCGGCACCCAATGCGGTGGGCATCCCGTCGTTTCTGGACGCGATTCAGGCGGGGAAAAGCGGCATTGTGTTTCAGCCCGATCTGGCGGAGCTGAAATTCTCGTGCCAGATTGGCGGTATTCCGCCAGTTAACGAAGCCATTAGAAATCAGTATTTCAGCGAACTGCAACTCCGTCAACTCAACAGCAGTGGCATCATCTATGGCGTGATCGCGGGCATGGAAGCCTGGCAAAATGCCGGATTACCCGTTGCCACCGATGAGCCGGATTGGGATAGCGGTATCGTTTTCGGCACGGGTATGCTGGGCGTCGATAAATTCCGGGAGTCCATTTACAAAGTCGATGAGGGTCAGGTCAGGCGGTTGGGCAGCACGGTTGTTATCCAGACGATGACCAGTGGTGTAAGTGCCTTTCTCGGTGGTATGATTGGCTGCGGCAATCAACTGTCGGCCAATTCATCGGCTTGTGCTACGGGTACGGAAGCCCTGTTGCTGGGATACGAACGCATTGCCAACGGACAGGCAAAACGGGTACTGGCGGGTAGTTGCAGTGACCACGGCCCGTACATTTGGGGTGGGTTCGACGCCATGCGCGTGATGCCGTATCAGTTCAACAACGACCCCGAACGGGCGTCGAGGCCCCTGAGCGCCACGGCCAGCGGATTCGTGCCGGGCAGCGGTGCTGGTGCGCTGGTGCTGGAATCGCTGGAGTCGGCGCTGGAGCGGAAGGCCACCATTTACGCCGAGGTGCTGGGCGGACATCAGAATTCGGGCGGGCAGCGGGGCGGTGGTTCCATGACGGCCCCCAACGCGCAGGCCGTAAAGCGATGCATTCAGCAAGCCATTCAACAGGCAGGGGTTCAGCCCGACGATATTGACATTATTGATGGGCATTTGACGGCCACCATTAAAGACGCAGCCGAAGTAACGGCCTGGTGCGAAGCCCTCGGTCGGCGGGGGGACGATTTTCCGTATATTAACTCGCTGAAGTCGATGGTGGGGCATTGCTTAAGTGCCGCCGGGAGCATCGAGTGTGTGGCATCCGTGCTGGAATTGCACCACGGATTCGTTTACCCGTCCATCAACTGCGAAGACCTTCATCCGGAAATTTCGGCCCTGATCGCGCCGGAACGAATCCCGCAACAGGTAATTAAACAAAATAGTACCGTACTTGCGAAGGCCAACTTCGGGTTCGGCGATGTCAATGCCTGTGTTATCTTAAAGACGTTTTATCAGTAA
- a CDS encoding acyl carrier protein (KEGG: sat:SYN_01693 acyl carrier protein): protein MQTKDELITTLKEIVKPYVQDEQAFEHVTERTDFINDLKINSANLVDIALDVEEEFDIVIDNEAMEQMLTVGSSMDVITRKLAEKA from the coding sequence ATGCAAACCAAAGACGAGTTAATTACCACGCTTAAAGAAATCGTAAAACCGTACGTTCAGGACGAACAGGCGTTCGAGCACGTTACCGAGCGTACGGATTTCATCAATGACCTAAAAATCAACTCGGCTAATCTGGTCGATATTGCCCTGGATGTTGAGGAAGAATTCGATATTGTGATTGATAACGAAGCCATGGAACAGATGCTGACGGTAGGTTCATCCATGGATGTCATCACCCGGAAACTGGCCGAAAAAGCATGA
- a CDS encoding 4'-phosphopantetheinyl transferase (PFAM: 4'-phosphopantetheinyl transferase~KEGG: cbc:CbuK_0221 4'-phosphopantetheinyl transferase family), whose protein sequence is MIGNDIVDLAQAKRESNWRRRGYLDKIFTPDEQQLIQAAIDPDQMVWLLWSMKESAYKRAVRRTHNRAFAPSKIACHLTASTADAAEGVVFYQGTHQTKSISTSRYISTVAFATNAMPGYTQVIVPFETTHFQTHQYQIREQIRQHSARLFNTPEQKILISKDSIGAPLLTVGDSVPVLLSISHHGLYGSFVIGAAVGLPVAVL, encoded by the coding sequence ATGATTGGGAACGATATTGTCGATTTAGCCCAGGCAAAACGCGAGAGTAACTGGCGCCGAAGGGGCTATCTCGACAAAATCTTTACTCCCGACGAGCAACAACTAATTCAGGCAGCCATCGACCCCGACCAGATGGTCTGGCTGCTATGGAGCATGAAAGAAAGCGCCTATAAACGGGCTGTTCGGCGCACACACAACCGCGCTTTTGCTCCTTCAAAAATCGCGTGTCACCTTACGGCATCGACGGCCGATGCTGCGGAAGGCGTCGTGTTTTACCAGGGAACCCATCAAACAAAATCAATTAGTACGTCCCGGTATATCAGCACCGTGGCGTTTGCTACCAATGCGATGCCTGGCTACACGCAGGTCATCGTTCCCTTTGAGACGACCCATTTTCAGACGCATCAGTACCAGATTCGGGAGCAGATCAGGCAGCACAGCGCCCGGTTATTCAATACTCCTGAACAGAAGATTCTTATTTCGAAAGACAGTATCGGGGCTCCCCTATTAACGGTTGGCGATTCTGTTCCGGTACTGCTTTCAATAAGCCATCATGGGTTGTATGGGTCGTTTGTTATTGGGGCAGCCGTTGGTTTACCTGTTGCCGTCCTATAA
- a CDS encoding Transposase and inactivated derivatives-like protein (KEGG: maq:Maqu_0609 transposase), producing MANYKQSDYEALRRRCIELSQVGWKQAAIAQVFGLTQPWVSRTLKKYNQQGLTALQEGKRTGAPPRLSAQQLDLLVIELNKGAEHHGFSGAIWTRPRVNEVIKKLFGVSYDPSQVGRILKKVGWSRQLPQRKASQQDAQAVTQWRSERLPELKKKAKAEGRVILYIDESACYLLPFVAHTWAPCGQTPVLMEQAGRTHLSLIAAIAANGQIYVAGQNQAFTSEDIVWFLKLLCGRYRKRNLLIIWDGAAIHRSNVVKELLRERLGRMHLERLPAYSPELNPVELLWSQLKRNLKNKAFTSLDELTVAVLEQTKRLEKDPKSVKAFFNKKEIAFITD from the exons ATGGCAAACTACAAACAATCTGATTACGAAGCCCTTCGCCGACGCTGTATTGAACTCAGTCAGGTAGGATGGAAACAAGCAGCTATTGCTCAGGTGTTTGGCCTAACTCAGCCTTGGGTGAGTCGGACACTTAAGAAGTACAACCAGCAAGGTTTGACCGCCTTGCAAGAAGGGAAGCGAACCGGAGCACCACCCCGTTTGTCGGCTCAGCAACTGGATCTACTCGTGATTGAACTCAACAAAGGGGCGGAACATCATGGATTTAGTGGAGCCATCTGGACCCGTCCCCGAGTTAATGAAGTCATTAAGAAGCTCTTTGGTGTCAGCTATGACCCTTCTCAGGTAGGCCGTATCCTCAAGAAAGTAGGCTGGAGCCGACAGTTGCCGCAACGTAAAGCCAGTCAACAGGACGCTCAGGCAGTTACTCAGTGGCGCAGCGAACGCTTACCCGAACTTAAAAAA AAAGCTAAAGCCGAGGGGCGCGTTATCTTATATATTGATGAATCAGCGTGTTATCTATTGCCTTTTGTGGCCCACACTTGGGCACCTTGCGGACAGACACCGGTCTTAATGGAGCAAGCGGGGCGGACTCATTTGAGCTTAATTGCGGCCATTGCTGCGAACGGTCAAATTTATGTGGCAGGTCAAAACCAGGCATTCACTAGTGAAGATATAGTATGGTTTTTAAAACTACTCTGTGGGCGTTATCGCAAACGGAACCTGCTGATTATTTGGGATGGCGCAGCAATCCATCGTAGCAACGTCGTTAAAGAGTTACTTCGTGAACGCCTTGGCCGAATGCATCTGGAACGCTTACCCGCTTATAGTCCGGAGCTAAATCCAGTTGAACTGCTATGGAGTCAATTGAAAAGAAACTTAAAAAACAAAGCGTTCACAAGCTTGGACGAACTGACTGTAGCTGTTCTTGAGCAAACCAAGCGACTAGAGAAGGACCCTAAATCAGTAAAAGCCTTCTTCAATAAAAAGGAAATAGCGTTTATTACAGACTAA
- a CDS encoding hydrolase (KEGG: tgr:Tgr7_2888 hydrolase) — protein MKQAPNKFGKYQCPCCGYYTFQEPVDNHFDICPVCYWEDDGVQLHNPTYEGGANQVSLLEARNNYKKYGVIEPGFRSHNRTPFPDELPD, from the coding sequence ATGAAACAGGCACCTAACAAATTCGGAAAATACCAATGTCCTTGTTGTGGCTATTATACTTTTCAAGAGCCAGTTGATAATCACTTTGATATCTGTCCTGTGTGTTATTGGGAGGACGATGGCGTCCAACTTCATAACCCTACGTATGAGGGAGGAGCTAACCAAGTAAGCTTATTAGAAGCTCGTAATAACTATAAAAAATATGGAGTAATAGAGCCTGGTTTTAGAAGTCATAATCGTACTCCATTCCCTGATGAATTACCGGATTGA
- a CDS encoding Cupin 2 conserved barrel domain protein (PFAM: Cupin 2 conserved barrel domain protein~KEGG: ret:RHE_PF00016 hypothetical protein): MQRNNFLKAGLAATAFLASPFLWAAETLKNRRVDKGFKVDAGKDRFNHAISLFDGDTFMTKVSTKDTNGDLYVYESSRVKEGGPALHTHFDQDEMWYVLEGEFLIKVGDVIHQAKAGDTVFGPRNVPHCFAKVGSGDGRLLMTFQPAGKMEEFFQKVSEGALKTMSEAEQDKFREAHGFKRVGPPINQLKK, translated from the coding sequence ATGCAACGAAACAACTTTCTGAAAGCCGGTTTGGCAGCAACTGCTTTTCTAGCTTCCCCTTTCTTATGGGCGGCAGAAACCCTTAAAAACCGCCGGGTTGATAAAGGGTTTAAAGTCGATGCAGGGAAGGATCGATTTAATCATGCCATTTCCCTTTTTGATGGAGATACCTTTATGACGAAGGTATCTACTAAAGACACCAATGGGGATCTGTACGTTTATGAATCCAGTCGTGTTAAAGAAGGCGGTCCCGCTCTTCACACCCACTTTGATCAGGATGAGATGTGGTATGTGCTGGAAGGGGAATTTTTAATTAAAGTTGGTGATGTAATCCATCAGGCGAAAGCTGGTGATACTGTGTTTGGCCCGCGAAACGTACCACATTGTTTTGCCAAAGTTGGCTCTGGTGATGGCCGGTTGTTAATGACTTTCCAGCCAGCGGGTAAAATGGAAGAGTTTTTCCAAAAGGTAAGCGAAGGGGCGCTCAAAACGATGAGCGAAGCAGAACAGGACAAGTTTCGAGAGGCTCACGGATTTAAACGAGTAGGCCCTCCAATCAATCAGTTAAAGAAGTAG
- a CDS encoding hypothetical protein (KEGG: gur:Gura_1237 YD repeat-containing protein) produces MKLNLINWISICALSLLFTACQDHSQPFSPKFRISKMTVQGGNQENSTTVYNYNIKGQLERIYKAYTQRAKGNNLDIYYNSLLTYNTQGQLVNFEQQPDYSAPGTVNPSRYTYEYDDKGNVITIKYALYLSPNVINANASRTIRVVYASNSRFPSRITFFNDVFGEDYTYEYTYAGGNVVAIKKSSVQTTLPDFNYIRTYQFDNKPNPFYGLYSGVPEPDLFNSAKQNTFYENNILNQNNIIQPGYTYEYDSYGNLIKSTGTYTATYEYEQY; encoded by the coding sequence ATGAAACTCAACCTCATTAACTGGATTAGCATATGTGCGCTATCTCTGTTGTTTACTGCTTGTCAAGACCATAGCCAACCCTTCTCACCCAAGTTTCGTATCAGTAAAATGACTGTACAGGGGGGCAACCAAGAAAACTCAACAACTGTCTATAATTACAACATTAAAGGACAACTGGAACGTATTTATAAAGCATATACACAGCGGGCCAAAGGGAACAACCTGGATATCTACTATAATAGCCTATTAACATATAATACTCAGGGACAATTAGTTAACTTCGAGCAACAGCCAGATTATTCGGCACCGGGCACAGTAAACCCCTCCCGCTACACGTATGAGTACGACGATAAAGGGAACGTTATTACTATAAAATATGCGTTGTATTTGTCGCCTAATGTCATCAATGCGAATGCTTCGCGAACGATCCGTGTAGTTTACGCGAGTAATTCTCGATTCCCCAGCAGAATAACATTTTTTAATGATGTTTTTGGGGAAGACTACACCTATGAATACACTTACGCTGGTGGTAACGTAGTAGCAATAAAAAAATCGTCTGTTCAGACGACACTGCCTGATTTTAATTATATCCGGACTTATCAGTTTGACAACAAGCCTAATCCCTTTTATGGCCTCTACTCCGGGGTTCCAGAGCCAGATTTATTCAATTCGGCAAAACAGAATACGTTTTATGAAAATAATATCTTAAATCAGAATAATATAATTCAGCCGGGCTATACCTATGAGTATGATTCCTACGGTAACTTAATAAAATCAACGGGTACATACACTGCAACGTATGAATATGAGCAGTACTAG
- a CDS encoding two component transcriptional regulator, AraC family (PFAM: ATP-binding region ATPase domain protein; response regulator receiver; histidine kinase A domain protein; helix-turn-helix- domain containing protein AraC type~SMART: response regulator receiver; Helix-turn- helix, AraC domain; histidine kinase A domain protein; ATP- binding region ATPase domain protein~KEGG: pat:Patl_1836 two component AraC family transcriptional regulator) produces the protein MSYTLRGFVAVYRLRSIKSRLSKGTFGFLLSVTLLLLMAGCQSATKTKTYRIGFSQCTGGDEWRKTMLHDMKRELTFHPNYTLLYEDAENSTTRQISQIQALIDQGIDLLIVSPNEVAPFAKVIEDVFKRGIPVILLDRKIETESYNAYIGGDNVEIGRLAGVFIGNHLKGKGRIVEIWGLPSSSPAQERHRGLLEELRKYPGIQVVKELNGQWERDTVGRVVAAELNTLKDVDLVFAHNDVMALGAYAVCKQKGIEKKLDFVGIDALPGPNAGMQAITDGILKASFLYPTGGEEAIETATRILAGKSVKREQVLNSIQIDGSNVRALKAQSDKLLAQQVDIEKQSQRIDALTQTYASQKNTLYITLASLIVVMLLGGWALYLFRSKQTAYRTLERQNEEIREQKDKIEAVSQQARLATEEKLRFYSYISHEFNTPLSLILTPTEDLLTKKTVSSHDLKSNLALIQKNAYRLLRLIDQMLDLRKTDAGKQRLRTVEQDLVAFIQDIVQDFKRKAEKQRIDLRFMPSKASLPVWFDEEKLDKVIVNLLSNAFKYTPKGGLIHVRLDVLDNRVCIQVEDNGEGMTPDEQAHAFDLFFSGTRPFNLSKGLGLALSMEFIQLHQGDISVKSEKDKGTTFTILLPLGKDHLAEEEMDQSGPRNTLREGAFVSPRLLVDVEEEESTLPADLTQKRSGTLLVVEDNDDIRTFLTTRLGHEFEIIAEGTGEKGWERAIDVIPDLIISDIMLPGMDGMQLTQRVKADLRTSHIPVVLLTAKGQMEQRIEGTRAGADAYITKPFNTTYLLEVLRTTLANREKWQRRYASDFLSQAGAGNRQDKKFLNELTGLIEQNLTDPDFGVEKLSRDMGLSRVQLYRKVQALLDMNVIDYVAEIRLKKARRLLTESTKTMAEIAYETGFSSPAYFTTFFKQHTQKTPSEYRKSPASA, from the coding sequence ATGAGTTACACCCTTCGTGGCTTTGTAGCTGTCTATAGGCTTCGATCAATTAAATCGCGATTGAGTAAGGGAACCTTTGGCTTTCTGCTCTCGGTAACGCTGCTGCTGCTGATGGCAGGCTGTCAGTCGGCAACAAAGACCAAAACATACCGGATTGGCTTCTCGCAATGCACAGGGGGCGACGAATGGCGAAAGACGATGCTGCATGATATGAAACGGGAGTTGACGTTTCATCCCAATTACACCCTCCTCTACGAAGATGCCGAAAACAGCACGACCCGCCAGATTAGCCAGATCCAGGCACTGATCGATCAGGGCATCGATCTGCTGATCGTTTCACCCAATGAAGTGGCTCCATTTGCCAAAGTTATCGAAGACGTTTTTAAGCGAGGTATCCCGGTCATTCTGCTCGATCGTAAAATCGAAACAGAGTCCTACAACGCTTATATCGGTGGCGATAACGTCGAAATTGGCCGGTTAGCGGGTGTTTTTATTGGCAATCACCTAAAAGGGAAAGGACGGATCGTTGAAATTTGGGGGTTGCCCAGTTCATCACCGGCTCAGGAACGGCACCGGGGACTTCTGGAGGAGTTAAGGAAATACCCCGGCATTCAGGTGGTTAAAGAACTGAATGGACAGTGGGAGCGCGATACTGTAGGTCGGGTAGTGGCTGCGGAATTGAACACCCTGAAGGATGTCGATCTGGTATTTGCCCACAATGATGTAATGGCCCTTGGCGCGTATGCCGTCTGTAAGCAGAAGGGTATCGAAAAAAAACTTGATTTCGTTGGAATCGACGCTCTACCGGGTCCCAACGCGGGTATGCAGGCAATTACAGACGGAATTCTGAAAGCCAGCTTTTTGTACCCAACGGGTGGAGAAGAAGCCATTGAGACAGCTACGCGGATTCTGGCCGGAAAATCGGTAAAACGGGAACAGGTGCTCAACTCCATTCAGATAGATGGGTCGAATGTCAGGGCACTAAAAGCACAAAGCGATAAGCTGTTGGCCCAGCAAGTCGACATTGAAAAGCAAAGCCAGCGCATTGACGCCCTAACACAAACCTACGCGTCCCAGAAAAACACCTTATACATCACGCTGGCCAGCCTGATCGTCGTTATGCTGCTGGGGGGCTGGGCGTTGTACCTCTTCCGGTCGAAGCAAACAGCTTACCGGACGCTTGAACGCCAAAACGAAGAAATACGGGAACAGAAAGATAAAATAGAAGCGGTGTCGCAGCAGGCACGGCTGGCAACGGAAGAAAAACTTCGGTTTTATTCTTATATCTCTCACGAATTCAATACGCCCTTAAGCCTGATTCTAACGCCGACGGAGGATCTGCTGACCAAGAAGACCGTCAGTTCCCACGACCTGAAAAGTAACCTGGCCCTCATCCAGAAAAACGCCTATCGGCTGCTGCGGCTGATCGATCAGATGCTGGACCTCCGCAAAACAGATGCCGGTAAACAACGCCTTCGTACGGTTGAACAGGACCTGGTTGCCTTCATTCAGGATATCGTTCAGGATTTCAAACGCAAAGCGGAAAAGCAGCGGATCGACCTTCGGTTTATGCCGTCGAAAGCCAGCCTGCCGGTTTGGTTCGACGAAGAGAAGCTCGATAAAGTCATCGTCAATCTGTTGTCTAACGCGTTCAAGTATACGCCGAAGGGTGGGCTGATTCATGTTCGGCTGGATGTGCTGGATAATCGGGTATGCATTCAGGTAGAAGATAATGGCGAGGGTATGACGCCCGATGAACAGGCACATGCCTTCGACTTGTTCTTCAGCGGTACCCGACCGTTCAACCTCTCGAAAGGATTGGGGCTGGCGCTGTCGATGGAGTTTATTCAATTGCATCAGGGTGATATCAGTGTGAAGTCCGAAAAGGATAAAGGAACAACGTTTACCATTCTGCTGCCTCTGGGCAAGGACCATCTGGCCGAGGAGGAAATGGATCAGTCGGGGCCTCGAAATACATTAAGAGAAGGGGCGTTCGTTTCTCCGCGCCTGCTGGTTGATGTGGAAGAGGAGGAGAGTACGCTCCCTGCGGATCTCACACAAAAACGGTCGGGGACCCTGCTGGTCGTTGAAGATAACGACGACATCCGGACGTTTCTAACCACCCGATTGGGTCATGAGTTTGAGATTATTGCCGAGGGTACCGGCGAAAAAGGCTGGGAACGGGCCATTGACGTGATACCCGATCTGATCATCAGTGATATCATGCTGCCGGGTATGGATGGTATGCAGCTGACCCAGCGCGTAAAGGCTGATCTGCGTACGTCACACATTCCGGTGGTGCTGCTAACGGCCAAAGGGCAAATGGAGCAACGCATTGAAGGCACCCGCGCCGGAGCCGACGCTTACATCACCAAGCCGTTCAACACCACGTACCTACTCGAAGTGCTGCGTACCACGCTCGCCAATCGGGAGAAGTGGCAACGACGGTACGCATCCGACTTTCTGTCGCAGGCAGGTGCGGGTAATCGGCAGGACAAGAAGTTCCTGAATGAGTTAACCGGACTAATCGAGCAAAATCTCACCGACCCCGACTTTGGCGTCGAGAAGCTGAGCCGCGATATGGGCCTGTCGCGGGTGCAACTTTACCGAAAGGTGCAGGCCCTGCTGGATATGAACGTGATTGATTACGTAGCCGAAATACGCCTGAAAAAGGCCCGGCGTCTGCTGACTGAAAGTACCAAAACAATGGCCGAAATCGCTTACGAAACCGGCTTCAGCTCACCAGCCTACTTCACGACTTTTTTTAAGCAGCACACGCAAAAGACCCCTTCGGAATACCGAAAATCACCGGCAAGCGCGTGA
- a CDS encoding hypothetical protein (KEGG: gur:Gura_1112 LamG domain-containing protein): protein MIRLSIVLLSLLTTLSFAQAPLTGLIAYYPFTNNANDASGTNNNGVVYGATPVDGQNGLANSAYRFADGNKIIVANNTSLKITNEFSFSAWVRLRSFAGRNNTDGSLSSYGTHAIFAKDCDQGWFSCTLITDSKTPNTVILSSGNWLGGWQYYYFTYTVGNWVHVAIVNKNNRLEQYINGKMVSASFSNIDFTQVNSANLYIGGMACWPYFFNGDLDEMRFYNRGITESEVAAMYEFEKKPIFSINHGNWNDTSVWSCNCVPTSTDVVQVSHSISVPAKTAAYAWNVQYNLNGQVALESDARLILSK from the coding sequence ATGATCCGTTTATCCATAGTTCTTTTATCACTACTAACAACATTAAGCTTTGCTCAGGCACCTTTAACCGGTTTGATTGCTTACTATCCGTTTACCAATAACGCCAATGATGCAAGTGGTACAAATAATAATGGAGTTGTTTATGGCGCCACGCCAGTAGATGGCCAGAATGGACTGGCAAATAGTGCCTATCGTTTTGCGGATGGTAATAAGATTATTGTTGCCAATAACACTTCATTGAAGATCACGAATGAATTCTCGTTTAGTGCATGGGTTCGATTAAGGTCTTTCGCCGGACGCAATAACACCGATGGGTCATTATCATCGTACGGAACCCACGCCATTTTCGCTAAAGATTGCGATCAGGGTTGGTTTTCCTGTACGTTAATAACAGATAGTAAGACGCCAAACACGGTAATTCTTTCCAGTGGCAACTGGCTGGGTGGATGGCAGTATTATTACTTTACGTATACGGTCGGAAACTGGGTACACGTGGCCATTGTGAACAAGAACAATAGGCTGGAGCAGTATATAAATGGCAAAATGGTGAGTGCTTCTTTTTCGAACATCGACTTTACACAGGTCAACTCGGCTAATCTTTATATTGGTGGTATGGCATGCTGGCCCTATTTTTTCAATGGCGACCTGGATGAAATGCGTTTTTATAACCGTGGAATAACCGAGTCGGAAGTGGCAGCTATGTACGAGTTTGAGAAAAAGCCCATCTTCTCCATAAACCATGGCAACTGGAATGACACCAGTGTCTGGTCATGCAACTGTGTTCCCACATCTACAGACGTCGTTCAGGTGAGTCATTCCATTTCGGTTCCCGCCAAAACGGCAGCCTATGCCTGGAACGTTCAATATAATTTAAATGGTCAGGTGGCACTTGAATCTGACGCCCGCCTTATACTGAGCAAGTAA